In the Caenorhabditis elegans chromosome X genome, one interval contains:
- the C32A9.1 gene encoding Insulin/EGF-Receptor L Domain protein (Confirmed by transcript evidence), with amino-acid sequence MFKLERIIQIIFFLMWNLCYVTASFSDFINLLKIVDAEQEMLIDEIRIDCVQSISKPGVYTFKSDPRLPFSKCDITLEVPDETIAYVRPSERTCETTSSTNISNMCDRPMQEEQLYSGHHHFLFDASESVTIHVQITPIFRLGCAEWAKNVYSLSGHTIILENNLGSKYCMVQMPASLEITWINYETTNRKKPCCPDVFVASTDFAENPVGYSDSFNACEMRANQETYITRCEMTYIYFRQSAKHDKLIFRIKPRHKKHIDECIPVPEELEPSNFTCIKKPKPARNRSKLTFL; translated from the exons ATGTTTAAATTGGAAAGGATAATACAgatcattttctttttgatgtGGAACCTTTGTTATGTCACAGCgtcattttctgattttataaACTTATTAAAAATAGTGGATGCTGAACAAGAAATGCTTATTGACGAAATTCGGATAG ACTGTGTTCAAAGCATATCTAAACCGGGTGTCTACACGTTCAAATCCGATCCAAGGTTACCATTTTCCAAATGTGACATAACATTAGAGGTACCTGATGAGACAATAGCCTACGTGAGGCCTTCTGAAAGGACATGTGAG ACCACATCTAGCACAAATATCTCAAACATGTGTGATAGACCTATGCAGGAAGAGCAGCTGTATAGTGGCCATCATCATTTCCTCTTTGATGCCTCTGAATCAGTGACCATCCATGTACAAATCACACCGATTTTTAGACTTG GTTGCGCAGAGTGGGCAAAAAATGTGTACAGCCTTTCGGGCCACACAATTATTCTTGAGAACAATCTCGGAAGCAAATACTGTATGGTACAAATGCCTGCCTCTCTAGAAATTACGTGGATAAACTATGAAACAACGAATCGAAAAAAACCG TGTTGCCCAGATGTTTTCGTGGCGTCCACGGATTTTGCGGAAAATCCAGTGGGCTACAGTGATTCATTCAACGCCTGTGAAATGC GTGCGAATCAAGAGACATACATTACACGGTGCGAGATGACGTATATTTACTTCAGACAGTCAGCTAAGCACGATAAACTCATTTTTCGGATCAAACCAAGACACAAGAAACATATTGATGAATGTATACC agtgcCAGAAGAACTGGAGCCAAGCAACTTCACATGCATCAAAAAGCCAAAGCCAGCTCGAAACCGGTCCAAACtcacatttttataa